The Microcoleus sp. FACHB-831 sequence CTTCAAAGCCATAATCGTCTTAACTCCAGCTTTTCTTCATCCAAATATATCTAGGCTTTAGTAGCGATAGAAACGCTCAACGACAACAATTTGTTAAGACGACAAATAATCTGTTATCTGACAAAAGTGCTGTTACTGTACTTCATCAACCTGCAATCTGCTGTAATTGATAAGACCACGTTTGACGGAACCCATGCTCCAACGAATACCTTTAATTGTGGCAACCGCCACGCTGTTGGCTTTAGGATTACTATCCCTATTGTCCTACATCGCTTGGTTCTGGCCGGTAGAACTGCTAACTCATTTCCGAGTCCAGTATTTTATTTCATCGTTAATAGTTAGTAGTGTTTTAGTCATTCTTTGGAGAACACACCATCTTAAGAGTAAAATACTAATTCTCGCTGCCTTATTACTGGTGGAACTGAATGGGATTGAGGTTATTCCCTGGTATCTTCCTCATCCGCAACAGGTAGTTGGTAAGGCAGCAAAACCCATTCGAATTTTATCTTTTAACCTTAATATCCAGAATAATAGTGACAATGAAGTTATTAAGTTAGTGCGGAAAAACCACCCAGACGTGGCTTTATTTATTGAAGTTGACCAAGACGCAGTTGAAAATTTAAAAGCTGGGTTAAAAGACACTTTGCCTTATTCTTTCAGAAGTCCTGGTGGCGGTCTTGCCCTCCTCAGTCGCTTTTCCATTCAACAGGCTAAGGGAGATAACTTTAATGGGAAAGGAGGTCATAACCTCCTAGCAACCATTGAAGTAGACAAAGAGCCTATTCAGTTAATTGGGACTCATCCTCTAGTACCTGTGAAGCGGCAGACTTTTCACAGCCGCAATCGTCAGCTAGCGGCGTTGAGCGATTATATTCGAGGAGTCAATCAGCCATTGATTTTAGTGGGAGACTTTAATTTAACGCCGTGGTCGCCTTATTATCGGCGGTTTATTAACAAAACTTCCTTGCATAACACCCGCTTGGGTTTTGGCATCTTACCCAGTTGGCCACGACCAGCAACTCACGTACATTTTCCTTCCTGGCTGATCCCGTTGGTGAATATTTCCATTGACCACTGCTTGGTCAGCAAGCACTTTAGTGTCGCTCGAATTTATACAGGAGGGAATGCCAATTCTGACCACGCATCGCTAGTTACTGACTTAGTGTTACGTTAGGAGCCTCTTTCGTGAAGCCAGTTTGCCTCCACGCCAAAGAAGAAATCGAGCTGTTCTTGCGTCAGAATACTTTTCTCCATCTCTATGAGCTTGGAGATCTAGATGACTTCTTTTGGCAGTACACAACGTGGTATGCCCTCAAAAAACACCAAGAGATTTTTGAGCTTGTCTTGCTCTACACGGGAGCATCTATGCCTGTTGTTCTTGCCCTCACCTCTGAACCCACAGGGTTAATGGAGGAGTTGCTGCGGTCAATCATCCACCTTCTGCCAAAACAGTTTTATGCCCATCTCAGTGGCTCCTTAGCAGCTGTCTTCGCACAGGACTACCAGCTAACTAAGCACGGCGTACATTACAAAATGGCTTTGACTAACAGTTCGTACTTAGAGAGTATTGATACGTCAGCCGTTATACCAGTGTCAGTATCCCAGGGGAGTGAATTAGAAGAGTTATACGGTGTAAGCTATCCAGGCAACTGGTTTGAGCCGCGTATGCTGGAAACTGGCTATTACTATGGTCTACGACGTGGGGAAACCCTGGTGAGTGTTGCGGGTGTGCATATCTATTCGCAGCAGTACAGAGTTGCAGCATTGGGTAACGTTACAACACACCCACAGTTTCGAGGACTCAGACTGGCAACAGCAGTTTGTGCGAGGCTATGCCAGGAGTTGTTGAGGCACGTAGACCACATTGGCTTAAACGTATTAGCTGACAACAGGAATGCAATAGCCTGCTATGAGAAGTTGGGTTTTGAACAGATTGCTACTTATGGCGAGTATTCTCTAGAGTTGAAGTAGACAAGAGGCTGTTGAAGCGTCGCAACAGACCAACTTTTACCGCAACTAATATAACGCTATTGCTACTCACAGCCCGTCATCTTTTCTCTTTGAAGTGCGAGTTCCCAACTCGGTGCCAATTGGCTCAGATTAATTGCACTCTTCCAAGCTACCCCCCAATCGTGGTAAATCATTGGGCATTGATGGGTAGTTTCAATGAAGATATTCCGGATTGGAAGAAGATCCTCTCTCAACTTCAATCGAGCATTCTAGTTTTATCGAGTAGGACTCCTGAATCGCTGCCTTAAATGCGATTGCCCCAATTTGCTGTACTTGAATTTTTGAGAAGACTGAGCGTAACTAGCTGTGACCCCCCAAATGTGGAGTGAACGCAGCGATACGACTGCAATTATTTTTCGATGCTGTTTGTACCTTGGCTCTCGCAGCCAGAGTATTTTTTTGCAATAAGTGAACGACTGCCTGGTAACGAGTTTCCACTTTGAGCTTTTTGAGAACATTATTCATGTGGAACAGCTCCAAAGGATTGCTAACCTAACTCCAAGCCTAAAAGCAGCTAAGTTTACCTTTGCTGCTTTAACAATACTAATATGTCTCCACGACAATTAAAAAGTCACTGTACATTATCTCTCTTTTTCTTATTCTGCTATGTATTTAGCATACTAAGTGCTGAAGAACCAAAACAGTAAACGAGCCGCTATGGATGATGATTATATGATTCAAGTTCTCAGTTCTTGTTTTATTGACAATACCTTAGATTCTTCTGATTCCTTGTGTCAACTCTAATTGAGATGCTCTTGCCCTGATGTTACTGGTTTGATTCGACTGCTTTCAATTGGTTTACGTATGTTGACTCTGTTGGAATTTCAGGTGCGTCGTAGCCTCAAGCAAGATCATCAACGCCAGCTTGCTGGACTTTATGTTGGTAATCCACAACGAAAGACTTCACGTCCAACTGCCGAACTCCTTCTTGCTGCGTTCAAAGAGATTATACTGTTGCTGATTGAGGTCAAAAACCAAGTTTATGCCCATTTGACTACTCTCTGTCCGTTGCAACAGCGTATTTTTACCTTGCTTAGCTTTCCTACTACTATTTACACTCAACTTGCTGGTTAATCTTTACCCCTGGATAAACTTTTTCCTAACTCCTGTAAAAATGGGCAAACCAGGAGTTATTAAGTTAAGTTAAAGTAATCGCATCTTGAGCAAAACAGGCGATACTCTGTAACATCCCTCATTCTGCACCCGCCCCATGCGGGTTTATCAATCGTTAGATACGAGACCTTTCAGTTGAGATTCAACAGCGTTGAGGTATCCCCGATCAGTCAGGGTGCTTTGGGGCAGCCTGTTCATACTGACGGCGATTTTAATAAGGTCACTAGCACTAACCTGCTTATTGCGATAAGCAGAAACAAAGTCCATAGAACTAGGAATTCCTTGCGTCTCGAAGAAACCTTGAAAAGCTAAGAAAACGAGGTTAAAAGGCGTTACTGCCATGCGCGCTGCGATCTTTGATGGCACATCTGTCGTCTGGGTTTGCGACACATTGACTGGCGTAGTTTCTGCAACGACCTCAGCTTTCAGAGCTGGTGCTACCATTGCTGACATTAATAAAATAGATATGCTACCAAGAACTAGACGTTTCATACTGTAATCTCGGAGTAGGTATTGAGTGGAATTAATCAATTTCTTTGCTTGATTACAAAGATGAACCACTGTTATGAGTTCATCCTGAACGGCAGATGAGTATTACCTAAAAGTTTCTGAGAAAGCAGAAAAGGCTCGGCTATTGGGGCTAACGGGGTCTAGACAAAAACTGAAGCGAAAATGGCTTTAAATCCACATCTAAAAAGACTTTTAGCTCAAATGGGAATAATCTAGTGTTGGCAAGGGTTTGAGGTTTTTTTAGGTCATCAACCTCTTTTCCTTGTTCAGAGAGCTTTTCAGCCCCTTTAGGGGCTAGAAAATGGCTAAGTCCCACTAACCAACTTTTCAAACATCCTCTTAAGTCCCACCGGTGAAACTCCCTGTGTGTAAAGCTTTCAGATTTTGCTCTGACGAGAGTGACACAACAACATTAAAATCAAGTTACTGTAATGTTATCGACGAGACAATGCTCTAAGGCGATTGCTGAGAAAATCTCATCTCAGAGGACTCTCAAAGACGGCACTGTTTTTACTGGTGTAGCCTATATAGTGAGAGAGGACAAAGATGAGTACGACCCGAATATTCAACAGTTCTAAATTTTTTCAGCCAACGGACGGGGAGCCTATTCGTTCGGTCGTTACCGAATCCGAGGATGCCGTTGTTGTAGCCTGGTACATCAAGCCGGGACAGGAAATCCCCGCGCACATCCATCCTAACGGGCAAGATACTTGGACTGTTTTGACAGGGAAAGGGGAATATTATCTGGATAAAGCAGGCACTACAAAACCAATCGTTGCAGGGGATGTGGTAGTCGCTCATACCGGATGTATACACGGAGTATTCAACAACAGTGATCAGCCATTGGTTATTATTTCAGTCGTGTCGCCAGCCGATGCGGGGTATCAACTTGCCTCGTTAGAAGATTCTTTAGCTCTCCATTCCTAATTATTTATCCACTGAACGGTTTAGGATTAATTCACTAGGCTGTCTTTGACAGTTGGTGATTTCAAATGCTAAGTGAAAATAAAAGAATCACTTTAAATATATGAAAGGGTTGATTCAATAACTTTATAAAATAAAATTAGATAAAGTTATTCTATGGTGCTATCTCATTTGGTATGTTGTAGTAGTTTATTTCTATTTTGATCCTTCACTTAAGTTATGGATTGATTCAATTGGTATAAGCATTGTAATTGGTACAGGACTATGTTAAGTATTTCTTCCGGGAAGATTGGCAAAAGAAACAATTGGCAAACATTTAGACTATATCTCATGCCATTCTGTGTCTCAAGCTTCTCTGCTTTAATTAAAGGGCAGGAATTTATCGTAGTCGTATCACCAAAAATAAAAGAAACACTAGTAGCCGTATCATGCTGTGTTCTGTTTCTGTTGGTTATTTTAGTAATCAAATTAATTAAAAGTAAAATTGCTTAACAACTAGAGATAGAGACGAACAATACCATGAGCATTGATCCAAAAAAGATTAAGAGTTCAGCCAGGAAGGCTAACTATATCCCCCCTGAACCAAGACGGGTGACTCCACTTGAAGAAAAGTCTACTCTTACTGCTGTCTCAACTCAGTATTTTGCGCCCCCGCCAAAGCCAGCCGTGAGCCAAGCTAAGGACGATTACATGGAATTACAGCGCCGCCAGTGGCAGAGAGAGCGGGAGGCGTTAGGGGTTTTGTCCTCCCTTAGCTATCGGTCTGGCGAACTGAATAGCTATTTGAAAGACATTGCTTGCGGAGTCAGCCAACTGGTCGAAATAGATTGGACGGTTGTGACCCTATGCCAAGACGGGTTTGAGACGATACTGGCAAGTAGTATCGACATGGATGAAGACGCTCCTCGTATCTATGCGCTGCACGGTTTATTAACTGGTACTGTTATAAAAATTGGACGTACTCTAGCTGTTGAGGATGCTGAAACCCAGCCAGAGTATGGCAGACCTGCAAAGGGTTATCAAGCTTATCTGGGGATACCGTTGCGGACTTCCCAAGGTGAAGTGATTGGCACAGTCTGCTCTTTTCATCGGCAACCGCGCGAATTTACAACAGAAGAAATTCAAATCGTTGAGCTGTTTGCGGAACGCGCTGCCACGGCGATTGATAACTATCATCTCTACCAGCAGCAGCGACAGTTTAATGAAGCTCTGGAGACAGAAGTAGAAAAACGGACAGAGGAACTGCGGGTAGCTCAAGTCAAGTTAGTAGAGCAGGAACGCCTGGCAGCTATTGGCGAATTTGCTGCCATGATTGTACATGAGATTCGCAACCCTCTAACCACGATGATTATGGGGTTGAATTATTTTAGGAAGACTATTCTGCCCAAAGCAGCCCAAGAGCGGTTATCGTTAGCTCTTAGCGAAGCGGGCCGTCTAGAACGCCTATTGCGTGAAATCTTGCTCTACGCGAAACCTCAAGTGTTGCAGCTCTCAACCTTGGATGTGAATGAATTCATTCATGAGATGCTCATGTCAATCCGCGAGATGCCGGAAGCACTGGAGCGGCAGATAGAATTCATTCCGGCTAAGGCTACGGTCAAAATCGTGGCGGATAAGGACAAGCTCAAACAAGTGTTTATCAACATTGTCCGCAATGCCTGTGAGGCGATTGCACCTGGGGATGTAGTCAGATGGCACGTAGAGATTGGTACCGTTCTAGATCAGGTTTTTATCAGTGTTCACAATGGTGGCGGCTCAATTCCTGGGGAAGTTCTCTCCAAGCTAACTGAGCCATTCTACTCTACGAAACCTTGCGGCACTGGATTGGGGCTTGCCATTGTCAAACGCATCGTCAACGCTCATGGCGGGGAACTATTTATTCAGTCTGACCAGTTGACAGGCACGATGGTGAGCATCCAATTACCTATAGCTTAGCTGCGGTAGTTAATGAGTAGTACTCATCCTAGAAAAAATGGGTACTGCTTAACATGTAATGATAGAAGAGTAGAAATTCTTGCTAACCTGAGTTCGGGTTAAGCAGCTTGAGAGAAAGCGAAGTCCAAATTGAGTGAAGGCTTCTTGGGCTGATGACAATAAGCAATCAATCCGCATAGGATATTCACCATACAGTTCACCGGGCTGCGATGCCTGGAATGCTCAATCTGAGAAATATTCTTCAGTTGATCAATGATATTTTCGATAATTGATGAATTGCGAGG is a genomic window containing:
- a CDS encoding endonuclease/exonuclease/phosphatase family protein, with the translated sequence MLQRIPLIVATATLLALGLLSLLSYIAWFWPVELLTHFRVQYFISSLIVSSVLVILWRTHHLKSKILILAALLLVELNGIEVIPWYLPHPQQVVGKAAKPIRILSFNLNIQNNSDNEVIKLVRKNHPDVALFIEVDQDAVENLKAGLKDTLPYSFRSPGGGLALLSRFSIQQAKGDNFNGKGGHNLLATIEVDKEPIQLIGTHPLVPVKRQTFHSRNRQLAALSDYIRGVNQPLILVGDFNLTPWSPYYRRFINKTSLHNTRLGFGILPSWPRPATHVHFPSWLIPLVNISIDHCLVSKHFSVARIYTGGNANSDHASLVTDLVLR
- a CDS encoding GNAT family N-acetyltransferase, translated to MKPVCLHAKEEIELFLRQNTFLHLYELGDLDDFFWQYTTWYALKKHQEIFELVLLYTGASMPVVLALTSEPTGLMEELLRSIIHLLPKQFYAHLSGSLAAVFAQDYQLTKHGVHYKMALTNSSYLESIDTSAVIPVSVSQGSELEELYGVSYPGNWFEPRMLETGYYYGLRRGETLVSVAGVHIYSQQYRVAALGNVTTHPQFRGLRLATAVCARLCQELLRHVDHIGLNVLADNRNAIACYEKLGFEQIATYGEYSLELK
- a CDS encoding cupin domain-containing protein yields the protein MSTTRIFNSSKFFQPTDGEPIRSVVTESEDAVVVAWYIKPGQEIPAHIHPNGQDTWTVLTGKGEYYLDKAGTTKPIVAGDVVVAHTGCIHGVFNNSDQPLVIISVVSPADAGYQLASLEDSLALHS
- a CDS encoding GAF domain-containing sensor histidine kinase; protein product: MSIDPKKIKSSARKANYIPPEPRRVTPLEEKSTLTAVSTQYFAPPPKPAVSQAKDDYMELQRRQWQREREALGVLSSLSYRSGELNSYLKDIACGVSQLVEIDWTVVTLCQDGFETILASSIDMDEDAPRIYALHGLLTGTVIKIGRTLAVEDAETQPEYGRPAKGYQAYLGIPLRTSQGEVIGTVCSFHRQPREFTTEEIQIVELFAERAATAIDNYHLYQQQRQFNEALETEVEKRTEELRVAQVKLVEQERLAAIGEFAAMIVHEIRNPLTTMIMGLNYFRKTILPKAAQERLSLALSEAGRLERLLREILLYAKPQVLQLSTLDVNEFIHEMLMSIREMPEALERQIEFIPAKATVKIVADKDKLKQVFINIVRNACEAIAPGDVVRWHVEIGTVLDQVFISVHNGGGSIPGEVLSKLTEPFYSTKPCGTGLGLAIVKRIVNAHGGELFIQSDQLTGTMVSIQLPIA